One window of Quercus robur chromosome 12, dhQueRobu3.1, whole genome shotgun sequence genomic DNA carries:
- the LOC126709235 gene encoding uncharacterized WD repeat-containing protein C2A9.03-like isoform X1 — translation MAQFDNGDLEYVVDELYDMTGFEDEYDNPFAQNEPETNNGSDPLDSDFEDEFESSKSKTDTSALEARNGKDIQGIPWERLNFSRDEYRETRLKQYKNYENLSRSREDLDKECLQIEKGKTFYDFQFNTRLVKSTIVHFQLRNLLWATSKHDVYLMQNYSVMHWSSLLRRGKEVLNVAKPIVPTLTHPGLLSQSLSRVQISTMAVKENFLVAGGFQGELICKNLNQPGVAFCTKITTDENAITNAVDVYHNPNGSMRVMTANNDAQVRVFDAENFACLNRFSFDWSVNNTSVSPDGKLVSVLGDSAECLIADAQSGKVVGNLKGHLDYSFASAWHPDGQILATGNQDTTCRLWDIRNLSESVAVIKGRMGAIRAVKFSSDGRFMAMAEPADFVHVFDTKSGYVHGQEIDMFGEIAGISFSPDAEALFVGVSDRTYGSLLEFNRRHYNRYEDSIY, via the exons ATGGCGCAATTCGACAACGGCGACCTCGAATATGTCGTAGACGAATTATACGACATGACCGGTTTCGAAGACGAGTACGACAACCCTTTCGCCCAAAACGAACCGGAGACGAACAACGGTTCCGATCCTCTGGACTCCGACTTTGAAGACGAATTCGAATCG AGTAAGTCGAAGACTGATACATCAGCTTTAGAAGCGAGGAATGGGAAAGATATACAAGGAATACCATGGGAGAGGCTCAATTTTAGCAGAGACGAGTACCGCGAGACACGGTTGAAGCAATACAAGAACTACGAGAACCTCTCTCGCTCTCGCGAAGATCTCGACAAg GAGTGCTTACAAATAGAGAAGGGAAAGACCTTCTATGACTTCCAGTTTAATACAAGGCTCGTCAAATCAACAATAGTGCATTTTCAG CTGAGGAATTTGTTATGGGCAACATCAAAGCATGATGTATACCTGATGCAGAACTATTCGGTCATGCATTGGTCCTCATTGCTGAGGAGGGGCAAAGAAGTGCTCAATGTTGCTAAACCTATCGTTCCCACCCTG ACACACCCAGGATTGTTGTCTCAATCACTCTCAAGAGTGCAGATAAGCACCATGGCTGTTAAAGAGAATTTTCTGGTGGCAGGCGGGTTTCAGGGGGAGCTGATATGCAAG AACCTGAATCAACCTGGAGTTGCATTCTGCACTAAAATTACAACAGATGAAAATGCCATCACCAATGCAGTGGATGTTTACCATAACCCCAA TGGCTCAATGAGGGTTATGACTGCAAACAATGATGCTCAAGTCAGGGTTTTCGATGCTGAGAATTTTGCTTGCCTTAATCGCTTCTCCTTCGATTGGTCTGTCAAT AACACCTCTGTTAGTCCGGATGGCAAATTGGTTTCAGTTCTTGGTGACAGTGCAGAGTGCTTGATTGCTGATGCTCAGTCTGGAAAA GTTGTTGGGAACCTCAAAGGGCATCTGGACTATTCTTTTGCCTCTGCTTGGCACCCAGATGGACAAATTTTGGCTACTGGGAACCAAGACACTACCTGTAGGCTGTGGGACATAAGGAATCTGTCCGAGTCCGTAGCTGTAATAAAGGGAAGGATGGGGGCAATAAGAGCTGTAAAGTTCAGCTCTGATGGCCGGTTTATGGCAATGGCTGAGCCGGCAGACTTCGTTCATGTTTTTGACACAAAGTCAGGATATGTGCATGGACAAGAGATTGATATGTTTGGGGAGATTGCTGGAATATCATTTAGCCCAGATGCTGAAGCTCTTTTTGTAGGGGTATCTGATCGCACATACGGCAGCTTGTTAGAGTTTAACCGGAGGCACTATAACCGATATGAGGACTCCATCTATTAG
- the LOC126709235 gene encoding uncharacterized WD repeat-containing protein C2A9.03-like isoform X2, with product MYFNGMLDVVIECTHQWFVLLVQLRNLLWATSKHDVYLMQNYSVMHWSSLLRRGKEVLNVAKPIVPTLTHPGLLSQSLSRVQISTMAVKENFLVAGGFQGELICKNLNQPGVAFCTKITTDENAITNAVDVYHNPNGSMRVMTANNDAQVRVFDAENFACLNRFSFDWSVNNTSVSPDGKLVSVLGDSAECLIADAQSGKVVGNLKGHLDYSFASAWHPDGQILATGNQDTTCRLWDIRNLSESVAVIKGRMGAIRAVKFSSDGRFMAMAEPADFVHVFDTKSGYVHGQEIDMFGEIAGISFSPDAEALFVGVSDRTYGSLLEFNRRHYNRYEDSIY from the exons ATGTATTTTAATGGAATGCTGGACGTGGTTATTGAATGTACCCATCAATGGTTTGTTCTCCTGGTGCAGCTGAGGAATTTGTTATGGGCAACATCAAAGCATGATGTATACCTGATGCAGAACTATTCGGTCATGCATTGGTCCTCATTGCTGAGGAGGGGCAAAGAAGTGCTCAATGTTGCTAAACCTATCGTTCCCACCCTG ACACACCCAGGATTGTTGTCTCAATCACTCTCAAGAGTGCAGATAAGCACCATGGCTGTTAAAGAGAATTTTCTGGTGGCAGGCGGGTTTCAGGGGGAGCTGATATGCAAG AACCTGAATCAACCTGGAGTTGCATTCTGCACTAAAATTACAACAGATGAAAATGCCATCACCAATGCAGTGGATGTTTACCATAACCCCAA TGGCTCAATGAGGGTTATGACTGCAAACAATGATGCTCAAGTCAGGGTTTTCGATGCTGAGAATTTTGCTTGCCTTAATCGCTTCTCCTTCGATTGGTCTGTCAAT AACACCTCTGTTAGTCCGGATGGCAAATTGGTTTCAGTTCTTGGTGACAGTGCAGAGTGCTTGATTGCTGATGCTCAGTCTGGAAAA GTTGTTGGGAACCTCAAAGGGCATCTGGACTATTCTTTTGCCTCTGCTTGGCACCCAGATGGACAAATTTTGGCTACTGGGAACCAAGACACTACCTGTAGGCTGTGGGACATAAGGAATCTGTCCGAGTCCGTAGCTGTAATAAAGGGAAGGATGGGGGCAATAAGAGCTGTAAAGTTCAGCTCTGATGGCCGGTTTATGGCAATGGCTGAGCCGGCAGACTTCGTTCATGTTTTTGACACAAAGTCAGGATATGTGCATGGACAAGAGATTGATATGTTTGGGGAGATTGCTGGAATATCATTTAGCCCAGATGCTGAAGCTCTTTTTGTAGGGGTATCTGATCGCACATACGGCAGCTTGTTAGAGTTTAACCGGAGGCACTATAACCGATATGAGGACTCCATCTATTAG
- the LOC126709235 gene encoding uncharacterized WD repeat-containing protein C2A9.03-like isoform X3 — MLRNLLWATSKHDVYLMQNYSVMHWSSLLRRGKEVLNVAKPIVPTLTHPGLLSQSLSRVQISTMAVKENFLVAGGFQGELICKNLNQPGVAFCTKITTDENAITNAVDVYHNPNGSMRVMTANNDAQVRVFDAENFACLNRFSFDWSVNNTSVSPDGKLVSVLGDSAECLIADAQSGKVVGNLKGHLDYSFASAWHPDGQILATGNQDTTCRLWDIRNLSESVAVIKGRMGAIRAVKFSSDGRFMAMAEPADFVHVFDTKSGYVHGQEIDMFGEIAGISFSPDAEALFVGVSDRTYGSLLEFNRRHYNRYEDSIY; from the exons ATG CTGAGGAATTTGTTATGGGCAACATCAAAGCATGATGTATACCTGATGCAGAACTATTCGGTCATGCATTGGTCCTCATTGCTGAGGAGGGGCAAAGAAGTGCTCAATGTTGCTAAACCTATCGTTCCCACCCTG ACACACCCAGGATTGTTGTCTCAATCACTCTCAAGAGTGCAGATAAGCACCATGGCTGTTAAAGAGAATTTTCTGGTGGCAGGCGGGTTTCAGGGGGAGCTGATATGCAAG AACCTGAATCAACCTGGAGTTGCATTCTGCACTAAAATTACAACAGATGAAAATGCCATCACCAATGCAGTGGATGTTTACCATAACCCCAA TGGCTCAATGAGGGTTATGACTGCAAACAATGATGCTCAAGTCAGGGTTTTCGATGCTGAGAATTTTGCTTGCCTTAATCGCTTCTCCTTCGATTGGTCTGTCAAT AACACCTCTGTTAGTCCGGATGGCAAATTGGTTTCAGTTCTTGGTGACAGTGCAGAGTGCTTGATTGCTGATGCTCAGTCTGGAAAA GTTGTTGGGAACCTCAAAGGGCATCTGGACTATTCTTTTGCCTCTGCTTGGCACCCAGATGGACAAATTTTGGCTACTGGGAACCAAGACACTACCTGTAGGCTGTGGGACATAAGGAATCTGTCCGAGTCCGTAGCTGTAATAAAGGGAAGGATGGGGGCAATAAGAGCTGTAAAGTTCAGCTCTGATGGCCGGTTTATGGCAATGGCTGAGCCGGCAGACTTCGTTCATGTTTTTGACACAAAGTCAGGATATGTGCATGGACAAGAGATTGATATGTTTGGGGAGATTGCTGGAATATCATTTAGCCCAGATGCTGAAGCTCTTTTTGTAGGGGTATCTGATCGCACATACGGCAGCTTGTTAGAGTTTAACCGGAGGCACTATAACCGATATGAGGACTCCATCTATTAG
- the LOC126709235 gene encoding uncharacterized WD repeat-containing protein C2A9.03-like isoform X4, which produces MQNYSVMHWSSLLRRGKEVLNVAKPIVPTLTHPGLLSQSLSRVQISTMAVKENFLVAGGFQGELICKNLNQPGVAFCTKITTDENAITNAVDVYHNPNGSMRVMTANNDAQVRVFDAENFACLNRFSFDWSVNNTSVSPDGKLVSVLGDSAECLIADAQSGKVVGNLKGHLDYSFASAWHPDGQILATGNQDTTCRLWDIRNLSESVAVIKGRMGAIRAVKFSSDGRFMAMAEPADFVHVFDTKSGYVHGQEIDMFGEIAGISFSPDAEALFVGVSDRTYGSLLEFNRRHYNRYEDSIY; this is translated from the exons ATGCAGAACTATTCGGTCATGCATTGGTCCTCATTGCTGAGGAGGGGCAAAGAAGTGCTCAATGTTGCTAAACCTATCGTTCCCACCCTG ACACACCCAGGATTGTTGTCTCAATCACTCTCAAGAGTGCAGATAAGCACCATGGCTGTTAAAGAGAATTTTCTGGTGGCAGGCGGGTTTCAGGGGGAGCTGATATGCAAG AACCTGAATCAACCTGGAGTTGCATTCTGCACTAAAATTACAACAGATGAAAATGCCATCACCAATGCAGTGGATGTTTACCATAACCCCAA TGGCTCAATGAGGGTTATGACTGCAAACAATGATGCTCAAGTCAGGGTTTTCGATGCTGAGAATTTTGCTTGCCTTAATCGCTTCTCCTTCGATTGGTCTGTCAAT AACACCTCTGTTAGTCCGGATGGCAAATTGGTTTCAGTTCTTGGTGACAGTGCAGAGTGCTTGATTGCTGATGCTCAGTCTGGAAAA GTTGTTGGGAACCTCAAAGGGCATCTGGACTATTCTTTTGCCTCTGCTTGGCACCCAGATGGACAAATTTTGGCTACTGGGAACCAAGACACTACCTGTAGGCTGTGGGACATAAGGAATCTGTCCGAGTCCGTAGCTGTAATAAAGGGAAGGATGGGGGCAATAAGAGCTGTAAAGTTCAGCTCTGATGGCCGGTTTATGGCAATGGCTGAGCCGGCAGACTTCGTTCATGTTTTTGACACAAAGTCAGGATATGTGCATGGACAAGAGATTGATATGTTTGGGGAGATTGCTGGAATATCATTTAGCCCAGATGCTGAAGCTCTTTTTGTAGGGGTATCTGATCGCACATACGGCAGCTTGTTAGAGTTTAACCGGAGGCACTATAACCGATATGAGGACTCCATCTATTAG